The genomic interval atAGACATGCAGTGAAGCAAGAGTACAAACTTCAATTAGAACTCTATAGATTAGAACACATAAAAATTCATTTCAGTGCATTCATTAGCATCAACACAAGTACTTTTAGATAAGCATTTTGCTAAATTTTAAGAAGATAGATAGATGAATATGGATGCTGAAGGTGCATTTGAAGGAGATTTGCTTGCAAAGTATATAttcaaaacaagagaaaaagttACATCAACTGTTGGGGTGGTTGCAAGTATTGCAGAATTTTATACAACCACAGGTTCGACAAAAACATTTCTAAGCATAATATCAGCAACTGTTTAGCACATCAATTTGAGGTCGCATTTTCTCTGAAAGCACACTCAAACAATAGGAATTTCTAAAACATATTCTTCTTTTCCTCAGGTGGATTACAATTTTGCCAACTTTTCAAAACTTATCCTCTTCATGTTGATCATGAATCTATGGAGAATAATCTATGAtttcaatatgaatataattatttaattgatggaAGTAATATCGGATGAATGAAATTTTCTCAATGATGATACTTTGGGTTAATAAATATCGCAGCATTTCCTTTAGAGATCTCAAACTATCtcaaaaaaaactttcaaattCTCAATGTCAGATACCACAGAAAGGTTATCAAATTACCAAATCAACTTTCTGCTTGCCATTTGCACTTCTAATAATAGATAGATGTATGATTATCAAagattaataagaaaataaaatgttatttacatatatatatatgacagtACATGTGATGTTTAAATTAGACGCTTCCATGCTTTCAGGGTCCTGTATATGGGCATGCACCAGTTTTCATATATGTTCATCTCATTATAACTTGAGCTAAATATAGAACTGTTAAACCAAATATAAGCTCACGTAATACAAGACACATTTGTTGTGACATTCACTGAACATTAGACTTTGAGGGAAGACAAatagcaacaacaataacaatattgcaatttcaaaattcacTCACAATCTTAAATAATAAGTACAGAAGTTCAGAAGCACAATACGGAAACAAACATAAGCAAAATAAGCAAGCATAAACCGAGTCATCTAGAAGAGTTGATACCCATTTACTAAGTGCGGATCTCAATGGATACCTGCTGATCAGAATTTCCAACCttgtaaaaaatacaaaagaattcATCAAtcacaagaaaacaatttttaGTATACAATTTAGTATTccatattaaaacaaaaacactagCCATACTATAACTTATGCACACAATTATCTCTAAAATATTACATATGCATAAACAAttgtaaaaattattcatacatGCATATAACTCCTTAATTTAACATTTCACAGTATCCCAAGAACTCCTACCATTTCAAGAagttttttatactatttttatttgagaTAGTTGCtaaattctttcttcttcttctttaaatcCTAATGTTGCTAAACTTTAATACTTCATTAATTAGAAAATCCTTAAACTAACATCAAActctataaatttaaaaattagaaaatcctTATACTCACATCAAAttctataaatttaaaaattaggaaATCCTTAAACTAACATCAAActctataaatttaaaaatttccaaCCCTGCCTCTTCCTACATCATAATTCGTGTATAGACTACCAATAAACtgatgaataaatataatatgacaactgtgatttatttgggttaataatattttttaaagaaattaattagatCATTTGTCTAACTTCAATTGATAGATACCTGGTCAGTGACAGTCTGAAGTAGAGTCAACGCAGCTTTGCGGAGATCCACGCAGCTGCaatccacctcctcctccaaaTTCTGGATTATATCCACCAGTTTCCCGGCCTTGCCTTTGATCTGATCCATGACCATGCCCACATCCTCATCCTTCCCAGCGAGGGACTCGGCATACTGAGCCAACGGCCCCATCTCATTTTGCAACTCCTCCACAAGACCTCGGGGCGCTCTTGAccctatgaaatatgaagcaAGCTTCGCTCAAGATCTTTTCAATGAGGTCTATCTCATCCTCGCATGAGCTCTGTTGACCAGCCAGATGGGAGTCTACCAAGGGCTGGAGAAGCGCTACCACCCCACCGGCTCCGTTGTTAGCGGCGGTGGCAGCTGGCCGCAACCCTGCCACCGGGATCAGCACAGAAAGCACAGTGACTCCGAACTTGACTATCCCCTGAGCTATGTTCCATGCCTTCCTCCAGGCTTTGATCCTGCCGAGATTGTGATCTAGATTATGTTTCCTCCGGCTAAGGCCATCTAACACCGTCGTCAGTTTCTCATGCTCGACGCACACCAACTTAAATCCCTCCAAAATGGACCTGCAGATAAAAGAGCCTAACTCTCActgttaattcaataaaaacttTTGGTCACAAGCCCCAAGTCTTAGTCGTCCCAAAAAACAcaacgtatatatatatatacacaaatataataaacacaAAATTACACTTAAGTTGATAAAATTACTcataagaataatataaaaacagaATACTTTTTAAACTAATAGGCTGGAATTTCTCACATATCAGAACGTTTTTGTGTGTCAGTGAGTGTGTGTGCGCGCGCTTTGTGTGTGTCTGTCTAATGCTTCAACTCCATTCTTTTTAGGACGTTTGGCtcaaaaaatcatatttgggAGTGAGAATAGCATGCACCTATGATGCTTAAATAGTGGGTTGGCATGAGAATAAGATGCATGCATGTGGGGCATTTTTAATCCTCCCAAAATTAGAGAGATTTGGACTCtttagtaataaaataatttttacatcCTTCTTTtataatgataaattatatcttttatttatttatttaataaataaacaattgttaaattatattaattagttaaaataattaattacaattaaaagaaataaataacatattaaaaaaaataaataacaataaaacatgttatttatttattatttgatataaaaacATGTGTTACTTTATATCAATTAGttgtaatatttcattttaattaattaaaataaataagtaaatatattatttaaaataacaaatttattttaagttatattaattagatgaaatatttaataacaataaattaaaatagttaaatatattaaaaatatttaatgataattataataattatttactattaaatataagctattgttttgtaaaatatcatcttatttatataaaagggcATAGGTGTAATTATACTgtatttctctcttttatttttttccatttccaacTCTCAATTTTCTAACTAAACAACTTtatcattatcctcctctttcccctattctcattcacactctttcctttttctcattCCCCCACCTCCCATTCTTATTTCGTAATTCAAACGGAAGTGCAAAccatttaataaaattcaaaaatataaatagaagatttcaccaaataaattatttcaatagttttttttcctatatacaTCTCTAGAGGTGTCAAACTGTTTAGCACGGCGCTAGCCCAAAGTGAGCTAGCCACTAAAGTGTGCCCCTGCTGGCACAACACAACCcgtcttctaattttttaaggCCAAAATGGCCCACCAATCCTAGAGTTTGAATTAGCATGACCCGTggtatatttagtttttaatttttattttaaacataaaaatatataaaaaaatattaaaatattaaaatagttttaaataataaataagtaaacttTGAGAGCATCTGTATAAGAATCTCAAAATAACCATGCACATGAAAGAGAACCTATTAGatacacagagagagagagagagagagagagagagagagagagaggggggaaGGTTAAGGTTGACATTGTCAATGGGCCCCAACTCCCGGCCCAGTATGTACACAACCAAACAAATGAATGGGATTCttggagaaaaagaaatttaccgagaagaattatatataaaaatgccTCATGAATGGctgtattaattaatcaaagaaattaaGGCCTTCTTTTTATACCTCATGGTCTTCAAGTTATTGAGCTTCTCCAGCGTCTCCTCGCGGTCAGCTTCAGCTTCATCTCCATCTCTTAAGATGAGAACCAAGGGCCGGGCTTGATGCAGATTAAATTTAAGAACATCCATTGCATCACGTGTGTTCATGGTGGCATTCAACTGGTCTCGTAGCCACTCCGAGAGTTCGGTATCTGCGAAGATCTCGGTTTTCAGCTGGATTACGCAGCAGACGTTTTCAGGCTTGATGCCGTAAAGCTTCGCTGCAGTGTCAAACAGAGAATCACGGTTATAATTAGGCAAAGCATTCACATAATTAGCGTTAACAAGATGGCCGGGGGAACCCATAATCACTCCTCTCTTGATCAGCTATATCTCTTTCCTGGGTGGGGTTATAAGGGTGCACTTTGGAGCATCCTGACACTAAGATGTCTTGTTACTTTGTTTAATAAGACATCTTGGCGTCAAGATGTCTTATTACACAATGTAATAATAAGACAtctttttactttgtgtaataAGACATCTGATGTCTTATTACACAATATGTTTTATTACATTGTGTAATAAGACATCTGTAATAAGACACTAAGATGTGTCTTATTACACAATATGTCTTATTACATTGTGTAATAAGACATCTGTAATAAGTCACTAAGATGTGTCTTATTACACAAAGTAATCAGATATCTTATTACACAAAATGTCAGGGTGCACTTTGACAAAGTAATAAGTTGTCTTATTACATTGTGAAATATGCATATGTAATAAGACATCTTGGCACTAAGATGTCTTATTACACAAAGTAATAAGACATCTTAGGTAGTATTTGATGTCTTGGATATCTCAGGATAGGTAAGAGATATCCAGACTACAGCCCCCATCAGAGTGTTTGGTTTCCATATGGGGTTGGATGGGGATGGCCCCCATCCCTGAAAATGGGATGAGTAGCGTCCCTCTAAATTGGTGGGACGCTGCTCATCCCACCATCTCATCCCTGTCTTTCTCTCCTTCTATCatccatctccatctctcttaatattttaaactaattaaatttaacTCAAAAgattaagttaaataataaataaatatgttattgATTAATAatgcattaaaataatttaagctaaataaataatatatatcccTTAGTTATcggttatttaaaaaatcaaatattttctaaaagatGTCATattacacaaaataataaaccatCTTAGTGTCAGGATGAACCAAAGTGCACCCGTATAGAGACATCTTAGTTATAGACCCCTTCCGTTCGGAGGGACTGACATTGACTTTTTAATAATAGACCCCTCTTGTCCGTcatgatttaaatttaattaatattttattttttttacaaggattcaatttaaacattaaataatttttttttaaaaattatttatttataattttattatatatttttaaatttagatgcataaattttatataataaattttgttatctTCTATATAAATTGGATCAATTTTtccatttacaaaaaaaaactttattatttttttaattttatgcaacaattcttttttatatttttttaaatgcaaaatttctatcatcttatatatatatatatatatgtgatttatttttcaaagggtaaaaaaacttagttaaaacatatttaaaaattaattctctaatttaaaaaattaaagagattttttttaacatatattaatttttattgaaagagaGTTACATCATGATTAAATAACTGTATAAAAAGAGGATatccatcaaatttaaatttcactagaaatatatatgatgtttatcaagcatttaaatatattttggaaaataatagAGAGGAGATACTATTAGACTAGAGCTAAACCCATTTTATATGGGGTTGGTTGCGTGAAGCACGCGAAATTAGTTTAGGCTTATCCTGGTCCAAAGGAAAAATGCAGGAAACTCAGATTTGTTTGCATGTAATCCAAACCTTTCAATGAGTTTCAATTCTTCTCGGTGTATGACATTAGCACCGACTTGTCACTTAAAAGATCTGTGTGTAGTGTGGCGCGGAATTGCTTAGGTTTATTCTAGTCAGATGGAAAAAGTGCTAGGAATCCTGCTTTGTTTCCATGTGTGAAAAAACATCTGTATGTAATCCATTCTTCTGGGTGATAGGGCACAAACTAGTCACTTAATTAAAagttcaatataaatataaatttttaaaaattgtcttACTTGTAGACCAGtcacataaattattaatatttatttaatcaataacTTTTTATCTGAATACCACACTAGTTGTATGGGATTACAATGAAGTTTATGTCTAACATGAAGGAGTTGTTTAGTTcatggtaatgatatattactatgtaataaaattatcatactAAAATGAGATTAGAAATACAGTAGTAATTTAATACAATTATATGTGATTGGGAACTcatactatttttaatttttcattaatttcattagtcatggtaatcaatattgtataatgttaaaatttatgaaatattttttaacttaaaattttcaacaaacttaaaatagaaatagagcataataattaaaaatacaaagcaaaattaatatatatgtaacataCTCAATTCacataattattgaaatataaataaaagaagtaataaaatgtaaatttaaaatgataattaattgttaaattttacaaaaaaaaaatcttcaatacATTGCCAAGTAtatctaataaaatatttaatacaaaaaGAAACTTATATGCATGCAATAAAATTATAGCCTCATGGGTAACTTCTATTGGCCATCGAGGATAAAATTGtccaaaaatataagaataaggGCAAAATTGTAAGGGCAAAGAAAAAAGggctattttaaaataataattaattttttatcaatccattttcattaaaaattacatttttaggactagaattcaaatattttagtttaaattgtcattatttgataatataagatagacttttttttatcaaat from Dioscorea cayenensis subsp. rotundata cultivar TDr96_F1 chromosome 7, TDr96_F1_v2_PseudoChromosome.rev07_lg8_w22 25.fasta, whole genome shotgun sequence carries:
- the LOC120264777 gene encoding UPF0496 protein 1-like, which gives rise to MGSPGHLVNANYVNALPNYNRDSLFDTAAKLYGIKPENVCCVIQLKTEIFADTELSEWLRDQLNATMNTRDAMDVLKFNLHQARPLVLILRDGDEAEADREETLEKLNNLKTMRSILEGFKLVCVEHEKLTTVLDGLSRRKHNLDHNLGRIKAWRKAWNIAQGIVKFGVTVLSVLIPVAGLRPAATAANNGAGGVVALLQPLVDSHLAGQQSSCEDEIDLIEKILSEACFIFHRVKSAPRSCGGVAK